From Mucilaginibacter rubeus, a single genomic window includes:
- a CDS encoding response regulator transcription factor, translated as MDQTFTQKLSNIQSIADELPSALIIHEVETLQIVYMNSVGLNILGTTLDELKAMGPETYHIKYFNTEDSDEYVPKILHLIKSRTQEHISYFQQARASQHAEWQLFVSTTNVFARNEAGDATHILTLASMLDPVHHITTKVNRLMDDISFLRQNNLLFLTLTRREKEVLKYIAMGMSSAEIGAKLFIAPATAETHRKNIKNKLRLKNHYDAVRFAQAYNLV; from the coding sequence ATGGATCAAACCTTTACCCAAAAATTATCCAATATACAGTCAATTGCAGATGAGCTTCCCTCCGCCCTGATAATACATGAGGTTGAAACATTGCAAATAGTATATATGAACAGTGTAGGCCTTAATATATTGGGTACAACGCTTGACGAGCTAAAGGCCATGGGGCCGGAAACCTATCACATAAAATATTTCAACACTGAAGATAGCGACGAATATGTGCCTAAAATATTACATCTTATAAAAAGCCGCACCCAGGAACATATATCTTATTTTCAGCAGGCCCGCGCCTCACAACATGCAGAATGGCAGCTTTTTGTTAGTACTACTAACGTTTTTGCCCGAAATGAAGCCGGTGATGCCACCCATATCTTAACTTTAGCCAGTATGCTGGATCCCGTTCATCACATTACTACCAAAGTGAACCGCCTGATGGACGATATTTCTTTTTTAAGGCAAAACAACCTACTGTTTTTAACCCTTACCCGGCGCGAGAAAGAAGTACTAAAATACATTGCCATGGGCATGAGCTCGGCAGAGATAGGCGCCAAACTATTCATTGCCCCGGCCACCGCCGAAACTCATCGTAAAAATATCAAGAACAAACTGCGGTTAAAAAATCATTATGATGCCGTGCGGTTTGCACAAGCTTATAATTTAGTCTGA
- a CDS encoding CBS domain-containing protein, protein MIALDLIADSIPPVHTSDTIQKVLDRMVEFRLRHLPIVNEEQFLGLLAEDDLIGESDYQAPIGSLALSLVNPYVLEDQHIYDVIRLFYEQQLTVVPVLDAKSNYLGLISINAITEYFAQITSVAQPGGIIVLEINNKNNSLAHMAQIVESDNAQILSSYVQAFPDSTRMEVTLKINKQDISGIVASFLRYEYDIKATFNHKDINDTARDRYDSLMNYLNL, encoded by the coding sequence ATGATAGCACTTGACCTGATAGCTGACTCGATACCACCGGTACACACCTCTGATACCATTCAGAAAGTGCTGGACCGTATGGTTGAGTTTCGCCTCAGGCATTTGCCTATTGTAAATGAAGAGCAGTTTTTAGGCTTGCTTGCCGAGGATGACCTTATAGGCGAAAGCGATTACCAGGCACCAATAGGATCATTGGCACTTTCGCTGGTGAATCCGTACGTACTGGAAGATCAGCACATCTATGATGTTATCCGCTTGTTTTATGAACAGCAGCTTACTGTAGTACCGGTACTTGATGCCAAAAGCAATTACCTTGGCCTGATATCTATAAACGCTATTACAGAATATTTTGCACAGATAACCTCGGTAGCACAGCCGGGAGGGATCATTGTGCTCGAGATTAATAATAAAAATAATTCGCTGGCGCACATGGCTCAGATAGTTGAGTCAGATAATGCGCAGATCCTGAGCTCCTACGTTCAGGCTTTTCCGGATTCAACCCGAATGGAGGTTACGCTTAAAATCAATAAGCAGGATATTTCAGGCATTGTAGCCAGTTTCCTGAGGTATGAATATGATATCAAAGCTACCTTCAATCATAAAGATATCAACGATACCGCCCGCGACAGATATGATTCGCTCATGAATTACCTTAATTTGTAG
- a CDS encoding alpha/beta fold hydrolase: MEFVLKEEHGFSYIDEGEGEVLLLLHGLMGALSNWDGVINEFKSRYRVIIPILPVYDMPLISTGVKSLSKFVHKFIKFKKLSNITLLGNSLGGHVALVYLTTHPENIKALVLTGSSGLYENAFGGSFPRRESIDFVREKVQFTFYDPAIATDDLVQDVFQTINDRHKVIRLLAMAKSAIRHNMKKDLHKITIPVSLIWGRNDKITPPEVAVEFNELLPDSELHWIDKCGHAPMMEHPEEFNVLLKQFLTKLETKVNA; the protein is encoded by the coding sequence ATGGAGTTCGTGCTTAAAGAGGAACACGGTTTTAGTTACATCGATGAGGGCGAAGGAGAAGTGCTGTTACTACTGCATGGTTTAATGGGGGCGCTGAGCAATTGGGATGGCGTTATCAATGAATTTAAATCAAGATACAGGGTTATCATTCCCATATTGCCGGTTTACGACATGCCGCTGATCAGCACCGGGGTAAAAAGTTTATCGAAATTTGTACATAAGTTTATAAAATTTAAAAAGCTTAGTAATATTACTTTGCTGGGTAATTCGCTTGGCGGACATGTGGCACTGGTTTATTTAACTACACATCCCGAAAATATAAAAGCATTGGTTTTAACCGGAAGTTCGGGCCTATACGAAAACGCCTTTGGTGGTTCATTTCCGCGTAGGGAGAGCATTGATTTTGTGCGCGAAAAAGTGCAGTTCACTTTCTACGATCCGGCTATAGCTACTGATGATCTGGTGCAGGATGTTTTCCAGACCATTAACGACAGGCATAAAGTGATCCGCTTGCTGGCGATGGCAAAATCGGCCATCAGGCACAATATGAAAAAAGATCTGCATAAGATCACTATCCCGGTATCTTTGATCTGGGGCCGTAACGATAAAATCACGCCGCCAGAGGTAGCTGTTGAATTTAACGAACTGCTTCCGGATTCAGAGCTGCATTGGATTGATAAATGCGGTCATGCCCCAATGATGGAGCATCCTGAAGAATTTAATGTTTTACTTAAACAGTTTTTAACTAAATTAGAGACCAAAGTAAATGCGTAG
- a CDS encoding GatB/YqeY domain-containing protein — MSLITQIDQDIKLAMLAKQADRLQGLRAIKSALLLAKTEKGAADELTEDAEIKVLQKLVKQRKESADIYKEQNREDLYQVEIAEMLVIEEYLPQQMSKFEIEGYLEELIGRIGATSVKDMGRVMGMASKELAGKADGKTISEVVKQLLG; from the coding sequence ATGTCATTAATTACACAAATAGACCAGGACATTAAACTGGCTATGCTTGCTAAGCAGGCAGATCGTTTACAGGGCTTACGCGCCATTAAATCGGCATTGTTATTGGCTAAAACCGAAAAAGGTGCTGCTGATGAACTTACCGAAGACGCGGAGATCAAAGTATTACAAAAGCTGGTAAAACAGCGTAAAGAGTCGGCAGATATTTATAAAGAACAAAACCGCGAAGACCTTTACCAGGTTGAGATAGCCGAAATGCTGGTTATTGAAGAGTACCTTCCGCAACAAATGAGCAAGTTTGAAATTGAAGGTTATCTTGAAGAACTCATTGGCAGGATAGGCGCTACATCGGTAAAAGATATGGGCCGCGTAATGGGTATGGCCAGTAAAGAACTTGCGGGCAAAGCCGATGGTAAAACAATATCAGAGGTGGTTAAACAGTTGCTGGGCTAA
- a CDS encoding SDR family oxidoreductase codes for MSKIALITGATAGIGEACAHVFAREGYNLVLTGRRLERLEKLAKHLNDKYNVEVAISSFDVRNREDTISNLEALPEKWKKVTVLVNNAGLSQGLDPIQKGNIDDWETMIDTNIKGLLYVSRVVSNWMIANGKGHIINLGSIAGKEVYANGNVYCATKHAVDALNKGMRIDLLPHGIKVTAIHPGAVETEFSEVRFKGDKERAKKVYEGFEPLAAVDVAETIWFIASRPAHVNINDMLIMPTAQANAGTIFRG; via the coding sequence ATGAGTAAGATTGCCTTAATTACAGGAGCTACCGCCGGCATTGGCGAAGCATGTGCACACGTTTTTGCCCGCGAGGGATATAACCTGGTATTAACCGGCCGGCGGTTGGAGCGGCTGGAGAAGCTGGCCAAACACCTGAATGATAAATATAATGTAGAAGTAGCGATTTCATCATTTGATGTTCGTAATCGCGAGGATACCATCAGTAACCTGGAGGCCTTGCCCGAAAAATGGAAAAAAGTAACCGTATTGGTTAACAATGCAGGCTTGAGCCAGGGACTTGATCCCATTCAAAAAGGTAATATCGACGATTGGGAAACCATGATTGATACCAATATTAAAGGCTTGCTGTACGTAAGCCGCGTGGTATCAAACTGGATGATAGCAAATGGAAAAGGTCATATTATAAACCTGGGGTCAATTGCCGGTAAGGAAGTTTACGCCAACGGAAACGTATATTGCGCTACCAAGCATGCTGTTGACGCCCTAAATAAAGGCATGCGGATTGACCTTTTACCACACGGTATTAAGGTTACGGCGATACATCCGGGTGCGGTTGAAACCGAGTTTTCAGAAGTACGCTTTAAAGGCGATAAGGAACGTGCAAAAAAGGTATATGAAGGTTTTGAACCGCTTGCAGCCGTAGATGTGGCCGAAACGATATGGTTCATTGCATCGCGCCCGGCGCATGTTAACATCAATGATATGTTGATTATGCCAACAGCACAGGCAAATGCAGGAACTATATTCAGGGGGTAA
- a CDS encoding outer membrane beta-barrel protein has translation MIINRYLLVVVLIFSSNLLLAQRVPAWGGGADQQDLSFGFSFTYVSSDFKIVKQPYFRSAFLDESGVQIKGPLNSISSKSSSGFGVGFLTRYRLTEHLEVRTTPSLIFADRYLHYSYVDPSEDVDKKVQTTSVDVPLQIKLKSDRLGDFRGYVVGGLKYSQTIGSKKNSDANLDLSEKLVKNVSGYASYEAGVGCDIYFEFFKLSPEIKISNSIGNVLISENNPYSAPLSRLGLHTIMFSLIFE, from the coding sequence ATGATTATAAACCGTTACCTGCTTGTAGTTGTACTTATTTTTAGCAGCAATTTATTGCTTGCTCAGCGCGTACCTGCATGGGGGGGCGGTGCCGATCAGCAGGATTTGAGCTTTGGCTTTAGCTTTACTTATGTAAGCAGCGATTTCAAAATTGTTAAGCAGCCTTATTTTCGTAGTGCGTTTTTAGATGAGAGCGGTGTGCAGATTAAAGGGCCGCTCAACAGCATCAGCTCAAAAAGTTCATCAGGCTTTGGCGTGGGCTTTTTAACAAGGTACAGGCTTACCGAGCATTTAGAGGTGCGTACCACGCCATCGTTAATTTTTGCCGATAGATACCTGCATTATTCATATGTTGACCCATCGGAAGATGTGGATAAAAAAGTGCAGACCACTTCGGTTGATGTACCCCTGCAAATAAAATTAAAATCTGACAGGTTGGGCGATTTCAGAGGTTACGTAGTTGGTGGATTGAAATATAGTCAGACCATCGGCTCTAAGAAAAACTCAGATGCCAATCTTGATCTTTCCGAAAAACTGGTGAAAAATGTTAGCGGCTACGCCTCGTATGAAGCAGGTGTAGGTTGTGATATCTATTTCGAATTTTTTAAACTCTCGCCTGAGATCAAGATTTCTAATTCGATAGGTAATGTGCTGATCAGCGAAAATAACCCGTATTCCGCGCCTCTTAGCAGATTGGGTTTACACACCATTATGTTCAGTCTGATTTTTGAGTAG
- the ubiE gene encoding bifunctional demethylmenaquinone methyltransferase/2-methoxy-6-polyprenyl-1,4-benzoquinol methylase UbiE yields the protein MSKTITPYHDQQATKKEQVADMFNNISKTYDFLNHFMSLGIDIIWRKKAINELKKDKPKLILDVATGTGDFAFEALSILKPEKIIGVDISRGMLDIAEQKIAKRGLSDKFVVKLGDSEKLPFEGAEFDAVTVAYGVRNFENLEKGLADINRVLKPGGKVVVLEFSKPKVFPVKQLYNFYFSYITPGIGKLFSKDARAYSYLPESVAAFPDGPSFVALMDKVGFKNTKCRPLTFGICSIYTGIK from the coding sequence ATGAGCAAAACCATAACACCGTACCATGACCAGCAGGCTACCAAAAAAGAACAGGTAGCGGATATGTTTAATAATATATCAAAAACATATGATTTCCTGAACCATTTCATGTCGCTTGGTATTGATATCATCTGGCGTAAAAAAGCCATCAACGAGTTGAAAAAAGACAAACCAAAACTGATACTGGATGTTGCTACAGGTACAGGCGATTTTGCTTTTGAGGCTTTATCTATCCTGAAACCTGAAAAAATTATTGGTGTTGATATTTCAAGGGGCATGCTTGACATTGCCGAGCAAAAAATAGCTAAGCGCGGTTTAAGCGATAAATTTGTTGTAAAACTGGGCGATTCGGAAAAACTGCCATTTGAAGGGGCGGAGTTTGATGCAGTTACCGTAGCTTATGGAGTCCGTAATTTTGAAAACCTGGAAAAGGGTCTTGCAGATATCAACCGAGTGCTTAAACCGGGGGGCAAAGTAGTGGTGCTCGAGTTTTCTAAACCCAAGGTATTCCCGGTAAAGCAGCTATATAATTTTTATTTCAGCTATATTACACCAGGAATAGGCAAGTTGTTTAGCAAGGATGCAAGGGCTTATAGTTACCTGCCCGAGTCGGTAGCAGCTTTTCCTGATGGACCTTCTTTTGTGGCTTTGATGGATAAAGTAGGCTTTAAGAATACCAAATGCAGGCCTTTAACGTTTGGTATCTGTTCAATATACACCGGTATTAAATGA
- a CDS encoding Gfo/Idh/MocA family protein — MKDEQESSRRSFIKKLTTATAAVAAGSGLLANQSQAKTFSIQKRLIGNSPNDQVNIALIGAGGMGTQDTITALQVPSVKLVAVCDLYDGRLKDAKTRWGADIFTTRVYKEILNRKDIDAVIIATPDHWHQQISVDAMHAGKHVYCEKPMVHAITEGPAVIKAQKETGMIFQVGSQGVSSLGNEKAHELLKSGAIGELNYAEGFWARRAPLEVWQYPIPEDASPQTVDWETYISNTKKRPFDEKRFFRWRNYTDYGTGMAGDLFVHLFSSLHFITDSVGPNKIYASGGLRFWNDGREVPDVLLGTFDYGKTQAHPAFNLSLRCNFVDGTSGTTYLKLVGSEGSMDITWDKVTLKRNKVLTSDDPFYLDKLKKAGSGYAERKKMLPPEEIVYDAEKGYLGGPYDHMNNFFTAIRNKGKVTEDAIFGYRAAAPALLCNDSYYNNTPMFWDPEKMQLIKK; from the coding sequence ATGAAAGACGAACAAGAATCCTCGCGCCGTAGTTTCATTAAAAAACTAACCACTGCAACCGCGGCCGTAGCTGCCGGATCGGGCCTTTTAGCCAACCAAAGCCAGGCCAAAACTTTTTCTATCCAGAAACGCCTTATAGGCAACAGTCCTAACGACCAGGTAAACATCGCCCTCATTGGCGCCGGTGGCATGGGCACGCAGGATACAATTACCGCCCTTCAGGTGCCAAGCGTAAAACTGGTAGCCGTTTGTGACTTGTATGACGGCCGACTGAAAGATGCCAAAACCCGCTGGGGCGCCGACATTTTTACTACCCGGGTTTATAAAGAGATCCTGAACCGCAAAGATATCGACGCGGTGATCATCGCTACTCCGGATCACTGGCACCAACAAATTTCTGTTGATGCCATGCATGCCGGTAAACACGTGTATTGCGAAAAACCAATGGTGCATGCCATTACCGAAGGCCCGGCAGTGATCAAGGCGCAAAAAGAAACAGGCATGATTTTCCAGGTGGGTAGCCAGGGCGTATCGTCATTAGGTAATGAAAAAGCGCACGAACTGTTAAAAAGCGGAGCCATTGGCGAATTAAATTATGCCGAAGGTTTTTGGGCGCGAAGAGCACCCCTTGAGGTTTGGCAATATCCCATTCCTGAAGATGCATCGCCACAAACTGTTGATTGGGAAACTTACATCAGCAATACTAAAAAGCGCCCCTTTGATGAGAAACGCTTTTTCCGCTGGAGAAACTATACCGACTATGGCACCGGCATGGCGGGCGATCTTTTTGTCCACCTTTTTTCGAGCCTACATTTTATAACCGATTCTGTTGGCCCTAATAAAATTTACGCTTCGGGCGGTTTACGTTTCTGGAACGATGGCCGCGAAGTGCCTGATGTGCTTTTAGGAACTTTTGATTATGGGAAAACACAGGCTCATCCGGCTTTTAACCTTTCATTAAGGTGCAACTTTGTTGACGGCACCAGTGGCACTACTTATCTCAAACTGGTAGGCAGCGAAGGTTCGATGGATATAACCTGGGATAAAGTAACCTTAAAACGCAACAAGGTATTAACTTCTGACGATCCGTTTTACCTTGATAAGCTCAAAAAGGCTGGAAGCGGCTACGCCGAACGTAAAAAAATGCTTCCACCCGAAGAAATTGTTTACGATGCCGAAAAAGGCTACCTCGGCGGACCATACGATCACATGAACAATTTTTTCACTGCCATCCGTAACAAAGGCAAAGTAACCGAAGATGCCATATTTGGCTATCGGGCCGCAGCGCCTGCCTTGTTATGTAACGATAGCTATTATAATAATACCCCTATGTTCTGGGATCCTGAAAAAATGCAGCTTATCAAAAAATAA
- a CDS encoding DUF1080 domain-containing protein: protein MKQQLKKLGLVLAAAGLVCVQTSAIPVKDHKPAKQATPAKGGWVNLFDGKTLKGWHGFNKKGPVKNWTIIDGALVCLGAAQGDTGGDIVTDKAYTNFELSWEWKIDKGSNSGVMYHVVEDPKYHASYETGPEYQIIDDAGWPEKLEDWQKTGCDYAMYLPNASKKVAPVGTWNTSKIVFNNGHVEHWLNGKKIIAFEAWTDDWKKKKTEGKWKDYPDYGTAKTGLIALQDHGHKAYFRSIKIKEL from the coding sequence ATGAAACAACAACTCAAAAAACTCGGGTTAGTACTGGCTGCCGCGGGTTTGGTTTGCGTACAAACGTCGGCCATTCCTGTTAAGGATCATAAACCTGCTAAACAGGCTACCCCTGCAAAAGGCGGTTGGGTAAACCTTTTCGACGGTAAAACACTAAAAGGCTGGCATGGCTTTAATAAAAAAGGCCCGGTAAAAAACTGGACCATTATTGACGGAGCCCTTGTTTGTCTTGGTGCGGCACAGGGTGATACCGGTGGCGATATAGTAACCGATAAAGCCTATACTAATTTTGAACTTTCATGGGAATGGAAAATAGATAAAGGCAGCAACAGCGGCGTGATGTACCATGTAGTTGAGGATCCTAAATATCACGCAAGCTACGAAACCGGCCCCGAGTACCAGATCATTGATGATGCCGGCTGGCCTGAAAAACTGGAAGACTGGCAAAAAACCGGCTGTGATTACGCCATGTACCTGCCAAACGCTTCAAAAAAAGTAGCGCCTGTTGGCACCTGGAACACAAGCAAAATCGTTTTCAATAACGGTCATGTTGAACATTGGCTCAACGGCAAAAAGATCATTGCTTTTGAAGCCTGGACAGATGATTGGAAAAAGAAAAAAACCGAAGGCAAATGGAAGGACTATCCTGACTACGGCACCGCAAAAACCGGTTTGATTGCCTTGCAGGATCATGGCCACAAAGCCTATTTTCGGAGTATTAAAATTAAGGAATTATAA
- a CDS encoding VOC family protein — MNDYKIPAQTRIGHVHLKVSDLQKSLDFYCGLLGFEKMVMYGDQAAFISAGGYHHHIGLNTWHSKGASPAPEYAPGLYHTAILYPERKDLAIILKRLIDARYQITGASDHGVSEAIYLNDPDQNGVELYWDKPKEEWPVDENGNLTMFTRRLNIENLLQLAN, encoded by the coding sequence ATGAACGATTATAAAATACCCGCTCAAACACGCATAGGCCATGTTCATTTAAAAGTGAGCGACCTCCAAAAGTCCCTTGATTTTTATTGCGGTTTGCTGGGCTTTGAAAAAATGGTGATGTATGGCGATCAGGCTGCATTTATTTCGGCGGGCGGTTATCACCACCATATAGGCTTAAATACCTGGCACAGCAAAGGCGCTTCACCGGCTCCGGAATATGCACCGGGATTATACCATACAGCTATTTTATATCCTGAAAGAAAAGATCTGGCTATTATACTCAAAAGGTTGATTGATGCCCGCTATCAAATTACGGGCGCATCTGACCATGGGGTGTCTGAAGCTATTTATCTGAACGATCCGGATCAAAATGGTGTTGAATTATATTGGGATAAGCCCAAAGAAGAATGGCCGGTAGACGAAAATGGTAATTTAACGATGTTTACCCGCCGTTTAAATATAGAAAATTTGTTACAACTCGCTAATTAA